Proteins from a genomic interval of Diceros bicornis minor isolate mBicDic1 chromosome 34, mDicBic1.mat.cur, whole genome shotgun sequence:
- the LOC131397639 gene encoding orphan sodium- and chloride-dependent neurotransmitter transporter NTT5-like codes for MTTVSGNREAQDEKPRMSRPSDSESLIATTSTSQFLKSELLPTEELIGRRKYDAPSSDIWSDEDNEEALATIEKDDKPKDEAPTDRPFWANKTEYLLAQVGFSVGLSTIWRFPYLCFHNGGGSFLIIYILMLFLVGVPLLFLEMAAGQRMRQGSIGVWKVVSPWIGGVGYTSFMVCIIVGLYYSVLMAWSLFYLAQSFQSPLPWAWCPLLKNSSDFDPECARTTSTTYFWYRKVLKATDEIEIGGLPVMHLSVSLFVTWLIICISMIKGPKSIGKMLYVSVLLPYIILFCLVIRSLMLKGAHFGLKSLLAAKVSALYSVEVWRRTGNQIFLSMGLGFGSFTAISSYIPRSNNCVIDAFAVALLNLAASLTATVFVFALMGHLAVENNDKCYLKNAETVMNLVATGVIPPEAQPPESLYHDPSSIYSRWLDNLPEQVRNMVLLHLSDCNLSEKLEEVMEGPGVAIVAFTDIISLFSGSTFWAITIFLLLANLGLSTMIGILQGILAPLQDTFSPLRKHAKLFTVGVCVPMFLGSLLFVRPSGSYYVNLLDDYWASLPLFFIVILENVAMAWIYGARRFLADLSIMLGRPISPVYRWLWCFLSPLVLLVLFVSTLFHLYLKTITYLAWDSSISNEVCRTYPSWAKVLLIVLIVITILPIPAYFLYILLQMPPVVSMIHSRATDIFKPKAKGRLPKPCPRLQVRQSQKKINEVGKYPGKKLSAL; via the exons ATGACAACTGTTAGTGGAAACAGGGAGGCCCAGGATGAGAAGCCCCGGATGTCTAGACCTTCGGATTCTGAATCCCTGATTGCTACTACCTCAACTTCCCAGTTCTTAAAGTCCGAGTTGTTGCCTACTGAGGAATTGATTGGGAGACGGAAGTATGACGCGCCATCATCAGACATTTGGTCTGATGAAGATAATGAGGAAGCATTGGCGACCATAGAAAAAGATGATAAGCCAAAGGATGAAGCCCCTACTGACCGCCCATTCTGGGCCAATAAAACTGAGTACCTCCTGGCCCAGGTTGGCTTCTCTGTGGGGCTGAGCACCATCTGGCGCTTTCCTTATCTGTGTTTTCACAACGGAGGTG GCAGTTTTCTCATCATCTATATCCTCATGCTGTTCTTGGTTGGAGTTCCTCTTCTATTCCTGGAGATGGCAGCTGGTCAGAGGATGCGTCAGGGCAGCATTGGTGTATGGAAGGTCGTCAGCCCCTGGATTGGTGGCGTGGGGTATACCAGCTTCATG GTGTGCATCATTGTGGGCTTGTACTACAGTGTCCTCATGGCCTGGAGTCTCTTCTATTTGGCTCAGTCTTTCCAGTCTCCACTACCTTGGGCATGGTGCCCTTTACTGAAGAACTCCAGTGATTTTG ATCCTGAATGTGCACGGACAACATCCACCACGTATTTCTGGTACCGGAAGGTATTGAAGGCCACAGATGAAATTGAGATCGGTGGGCTACCAGTCATGCATCTCAGTGTCTCTCTTTTTGTGACCTGGTTAATTATCTGCATCTCCATGATCAAAGGGCCCAAGTCCATTGGGAAG ATGCTGTATGTCTCAGTACTCCTTCCCTACATCATCCTTTTCTGCCTCGTTATCCGGAGTCTCATGCTGAAAGGCGCACATTTTGGTCTGAAGAGTTTGTTGGCTGCCAAG GTGTCAGCCCTGTACTCTGTGGAAGTGTGGCGCCGGACAGGGAACCAAATCTTTTTGTCCATGGGCCTCGGCTTTGGCAGCTTCACCGCAATCAGCTCGTACATCCCTCGGTCCAACAACTGTGTCATTGACGCCTTTGCTGTGGCTCTTCTCAACTTGGCTGCCTCCTTGACGGCCACGGTGTTTGTATTTGCCTTAATGGGCCACTTGGCTGTAGAGAACAACGACAAATGTTACCTGAA GAATGCTGAGACAGTGATGAATCTGGTAGCTACTGGGGTGATCCCTCCTGAGGCCCAGCCCCCAGAGAGTCTGTATCATGATCCGAGCTCCATCTACTCCAGGTGGCTCGACAACCTCCCCGAACAAGTCAGAAACATGGTCCTACTCCATTTGTCTGATTGCAACCTATCTGAGAAATTGGAGGAG GTTATGGAGGGTCCAGGTGTGGCCATCGTGGCATTTACCGACATTATCTCTCTGTTTTCTGGATCCACCTTCTGGGCCATCACCATTTTCTTGTTGCTGGCAAACCTGGGGCTGAGCACCATGATAGGGATCTTGCAGGGCATCCTTGCCCCTCTCCAGGACACCTTCTCTCCCCTCAGGAAACATGCAAAGCTGTTCACAG TGGGTGTCTGTGTGCCTATGTTCCTAGGCAGCCTCCTTTTCGTGAGGCCCTCGGGCAGCTACTATGTGAACCTGCTGGATGATTACTGGGCGTCTCTGCCCCTCTTCTTCATTGTCATCTTGGAGAACGTGGCCATGGCCTGGATCTATGGGGCCAGGAG GTTCCTTGCAGATCTGAGTATCATGTTGGGCCGCCCCATCTCCCCCGTCTATCGTTGGCTGTGGTGCTTTCTGTCTCCACTTGTGCTGCTGGTCCTGTTTGTAAGCACCCTGTTTCATCTGTATCTGAAGACCATCACCTACTTGGCCTGGGACTCAAGCATT TCAAATGAGGTGTGCCGAACTTATCCATCTTGGGCTAAAGTCTTGCTCATAGTCCTCATCGTCATTACCATCTTGCCCATCCCTGCCTACTTCTTGTACATCCTCCTTCAGATGCCTCCTGTAGTCTCCATGATCCACAGTAGGGCCACAGATATCTTCAAACCTAAAGCTAAAGGGCGCTTACCCAAGCCTTGTCCACGGCTTCAGGTGAGGCAAAGCCAAAAGAAGATTAATGAAGTGGGTAAATACCCAGGGAAAAAACTTTCTGCCCTGTGA